In Vibrio hippocampi, a single genomic region encodes these proteins:
- a CDS encoding helix-turn-helix domain-containing protein, whose amino-acid sequence MQRIAQDNDTDNEPRLCSIYSNDANYQASNLTDWDQEFDQISDGYFLGSIDEIHFEGVHVFKETTNRSLRQQCRVNNPGIWLGFSSDNKSCLINNRAAPSDQFLCMPSGQDFELLTPDHFSIFGIVLNQQQLSEAVGDDIDLTSNHDELWLNHLCPTRLMDFRNYLTALLSAQHPAWSCHTHEVILRDAVFDLLYQSKLSGSNDTIPAQRQRVIARIKEYLNDAQLQSPITITDICQAVHVSRRSLQDVFNACFGISPKRYIHMLRLNQVRRALLQSSNNNTVADIAFNFGFFHLGQFSQDYKRLFGECPSDTAKRQRVNSEQPISSSSKEIVDVTL is encoded by the coding sequence ATGCAACGGATAGCACAAGATAACGATACCGATAATGAACCAAGGCTGTGCAGTATTTACTCTAATGATGCAAACTATCAGGCGAGTAATCTTACTGACTGGGATCAAGAGTTTGACCAAATTAGCGATGGTTACTTTCTAGGTTCAATCGATGAGATTCATTTTGAAGGGGTTCATGTTTTTAAGGAAACCACCAACCGCAGTTTGCGGCAGCAGTGTCGTGTTAATAATCCGGGGATTTGGCTTGGATTCAGTAGTGATAATAAAAGTTGTCTTATCAATAATAGAGCGGCTCCGAGTGATCAGTTCCTCTGTATGCCAAGCGGGCAAGACTTCGAACTGCTTACGCCCGATCATTTCTCTATTTTCGGCATCGTGTTAAACCAACAACAACTGTCCGAGGCAGTGGGTGATGATATCGACCTTACATCTAACCACGATGAATTATGGCTTAATCACCTCTGCCCGACCCGACTGATGGACTTTCGAAACTACCTCACGGCATTGTTAAGCGCTCAACACCCTGCATGGAGTTGCCATACTCATGAAGTGATCCTTCGCGACGCGGTGTTTGATTTACTTTATCAAAGTAAGCTGAGTGGTTCTAACGACACCATTCCAGCCCAGCGTCAGAGAGTTATTGCTCGCATCAAAGAGTATTTGAATGACGCTCAGTTGCAGTCACCGATCACCATTACTGATATTTGTCAGGCGGTGCATGTAAGTCGCCGCAGCCTACAAGACGTGTTTAACGCTTGCTTTGGTATTTCACCTAAACGCTACATTCATATGTTACGCCTAAACCAAGTCAGGCGTGCGCTATTACAGAGTTCGAACAACAATACGGTCGCTGATATTGCGTTTAACTTCGGTTTTTTTCATCTGGGACAATTTAGCCAAGATTACAAACGGTTATTTGGTGAATGTCCAAGTGATACCGCGAAGCGTCAACGTGTGAATAGTGAACAACCCATTTCCTCATCATCGAAAGAGATTGTTGATGTCACTTTGTAG
- a CDS encoding TRAP transporter small permease subunit — MTYGIFIIVGVLLWSSISKTFFMPSLWTLESAQFAMVAYYILGGAYAIQLNANVRMDLFYGRWSVKTRAWVDVFTIFFLIFFLLVLLYGGLESMSYSLEYSQRSRTAWRPLLWPIKAVMCVGFIMMLLQAISQLFKDIAVIRGVEIR; from the coding sequence ATGACTTATGGAATTTTCATCATTGTCGGAGTGCTGTTGTGGTCCTCTATCTCGAAAACATTTTTTATGCCGTCACTATGGACACTGGAATCGGCCCAGTTCGCGATGGTGGCGTATTACATTCTTGGTGGCGCGTATGCAATTCAACTTAATGCCAACGTTCGAATGGACTTGTTCTATGGTCGTTGGTCGGTGAAGACCCGAGCATGGGTTGACGTTTTCACCATCTTCTTCCTGATTTTTTTCTTATTAGTTCTACTTTACGGTGGCTTAGAAAGCATGTCGTATTCATTGGAATACAGTCAGCGAAGTCGCACGGCATGGCGTCCTCTGCTTTGGCCGATCAAAGCGGTGATGTGTGTCGGTTTTATCATGATGCTGTTACAAGCAATTTCGCAATTATTTAAAGATATCGCAGTGATTCGAGGAGTGGAGATTCGATGA
- a CDS encoding TRAP transporter large permease, producing MSYSMIATMMFSMMALLMATGQRVFAAIGAVASIAAILLWDTGGVELPFTAAMKLMNWYPMLTLPMFIFMGYILSESKIADDLYKMFHVWMGPMPGGLAIGTIALMVLVSAMNGLSVAGMAIGATIALPELLKRGYDKKMVTGVVQAGSSLGILVPPSVVLVLYAMIARQPVGQLWLAGVVPGLVMATLFIIYIVVRCRLNPQLGPVLPLEERQVSQAEKMKLLAAGLLPLGIFAVMMVPFVNGWTSLVESSAIGAMSALLAAILKRRMTKQVFENSLRNTLAISCMFMWIILAALGFGAVFDGLGAVRAIADLFTEQLGLSPWTILILMQLSFLVMGTFLDDTAMLVIVAPLYVPLVNALGFDLIWYGVLYTITCQIAYMTPPFGYNLFLMRAMAPPEITLRDIYNSIGPFVAIMVLSLVLIMLFPQLALWLPEYVYGS from the coding sequence ATGAGTTATAGCATGATCGCAACAATGATGTTCTCAATGATGGCGTTGCTGATGGCAACGGGTCAGCGAGTATTTGCTGCTATCGGAGCAGTCGCTTCAATCGCCGCTATCTTATTGTGGGATACCGGTGGGGTGGAGTTGCCCTTTACCGCCGCGATGAAGCTGATGAATTGGTATCCCATGTTGACGCTACCGATGTTTATTTTTATGGGATACATACTTTCGGAATCCAAGATTGCCGATGATTTATACAAGATGTTCCACGTCTGGATGGGCCCCATGCCCGGTGGATTGGCAATCGGTACGATTGCGCTGATGGTATTGGTATCAGCCATGAATGGGTTGTCAGTCGCGGGCATGGCGATAGGCGCAACCATCGCTCTGCCTGAGCTACTAAAGCGAGGATACGATAAAAAGATGGTCACCGGAGTGGTTCAGGCTGGCTCATCATTGGGGATTCTGGTGCCCCCGTCAGTGGTGTTGGTGTTGTATGCAATGATCGCCCGTCAACCGGTCGGACAATTATGGTTAGCAGGGGTGGTTCCCGGTTTGGTAATGGCAACGCTGTTTATCATCTATATTGTGGTTCGTTGCCGACTCAATCCTCAGTTAGGTCCAGTTTTGCCCTTAGAGGAACGTCAGGTTTCGCAGGCTGAAAAAATGAAACTATTAGCGGCAGGGTTATTACCTCTTGGAATTTTTGCGGTCATGATGGTGCCGTTTGTCAACGGCTGGACGAGTTTAGTGGAGAGTTCTGCCATTGGTGCTATGTCGGCATTATTGGCGGCTATCTTAAAGCGACGTATGACCAAGCAAGTGTTTGAAAACTCATTGCGAAATACGCTCGCTATCTCTTGCATGTTTATGTGGATTATTCTCGCGGCTTTAGGGTTTGGTGCTGTGTTCGATGGGTTAGGCGCGGTAAGAGCGATTGCCGATCTATTTACAGAACAACTCGGCTTAAGTCCTTGGACGATTTTGATTCTGATGCAGCTTTCATTTCTTGTTATGGGCACGTTTTTGGATGACACCGCCATGCTGGTGATTGTTGCTCCTTTGTATGTCCCATTAGTCAATGCGCTGGGATTCGACCTGATTTGGTATGGCGTGCTTTACACCATCACTTGCCAAATCGCTTACATGACGCCGCCGTTCGGTTACAACCTGTTTCTTATGCGAGCGATGGCGCCGCCAGAAATCACCTTACGTGATATCTACAATTCAATCGGTCCATTTGTCGCCATTATGGTGCTTTCGTTAGTCCTTATTATGCTGTTCCCACAGCTTGCGTTGTGGCTACCCGAGTACGTCTATGGCAGTTAA
- a CDS encoding TRAP transporter substrate-binding protein: MNSRRKFLTGAAAITAGTMLAPAKTFAASPKIKWRMQTYAGPALAEHVVKPAIEAFNRIAGEEMQIELYFADQLVPTGELFRAMQKGIIDAVQSDDDSMASPTEVTTFGGYFPFGSRYSLDVPVLFHQYGLDEIWKEEYAKVGVKHISAGAWDPCHFATKKPINSLNDLKGLRVFTFPTAGRFMAKFGVIPVSIPWEDVEVALQTGELDGIAWSGITEDYTVGWSKVTNYFLTNNISGAWIGSFFANMDRYNELPDHLKELLKICMDTSHYYRQWWYWGGEAKLRVDGTEMELTSIPDEEWAQVEADAHKFWDEIAKESPTKAKVVEIFKKYNADMEKAGRPYRYS; the protein is encoded by the coding sequence ATGAACTCAAGACGTAAGTTTTTAACCGGCGCGGCGGCAATCACCGCAGGCACAATGTTAGCCCCTGCGAAAACCTTTGCAGCATCACCAAAAATTAAATGGCGTATGCAGACCTATGCGGGACCGGCATTAGCCGAGCATGTAGTTAAACCTGCGATTGAAGCGTTTAATCGTATTGCTGGCGAAGAAATGCAGATAGAGCTCTATTTTGCTGACCAATTGGTTCCGACGGGAGAACTGTTCCGCGCGATGCAGAAGGGCATTATTGACGCAGTACAATCGGATGATGACTCTATGGCGTCACCAACCGAAGTCACCACCTTTGGGGGTTACTTCCCATTTGGTAGCCGTTACTCGCTGGATGTGCCAGTTCTATTCCATCAATACGGTTTGGACGAAATCTGGAAGGAAGAGTACGCCAAGGTGGGTGTGAAACATATTTCCGCAGGTGCTTGGGATCCATGCCATTTTGCGACGAAAAAGCCGATCAATAGCCTTAACGATCTGAAAGGTTTGAGAGTGTTTACATTCCCGACCGCGGGTCGATTTATGGCTAAGTTTGGCGTTATACCTGTTTCGATTCCTTGGGAAGATGTTGAAGTGGCGCTGCAAACAGGTGAACTTGATGGCATCGCTTGGTCAGGAATCACAGAAGACTACACCGTTGGCTGGTCAAAAGTGACGAACTACTTTTTGACTAATAACATTTCAGGGGCGTGGATTGGCTCGTTCTTTGCCAACATGGATCGATACAACGAACTTCCTGATCATCTTAAAGAGCTGTTGAAAATCTGTATGGATACGTCTCACTACTACCGTCAATGGTGGTATTGGGGGGGCGAGGCAAAACTGCGTGTTGATGGCACAGAGATGGAACTCACCTCCATTCCGGATGAAGAGTGGGCTCAGGTAGAAGCCGATGCACATAAATTCTGGGATGAGATCGCCAAAGAATCGCCAACTAAGGCTAAAGTTGTAGAGATATTTAAGAAATACAACGCAGATATGGAGAAAGCAGGGCGTCCATATCGTTACAGCTAG
- a CDS encoding ethanolamine ammonia-lyase subunit EutB, with product MTARYRWQQGDKVYLFHSLTELMAKATPERSGDALAGVCAANAEERVIAQMTLADLPLTTFLNEVVIPYESDEITRLIIDTHDSDAFKTVSHMTVGDFRNWLLSEAANEQTLSQLSRGLTPEMVAAVSKIMRNQDLIMVAQKCRVITQFRNTIGLEKRFSTRLQPNHPTDSIDGIAATIFDGLMYGNGDAVIGINPATDNVPQTIKLLSMLDEVIQHYQIPTQSCVLTHVTNTIEAIEKGAPVDLVFQSVGGTQGTNDTFGVNLNILQEAQDAALSLQRGTVGNNLMYFETGQGTALSSDAYFGVDQQTCEARAYAVARQFDPLLVNTVVGFIGPEYLFDGKQIIRAGLEDHFCGKLLGLPMGCDICYTNHAYADQNDMDNLLTLLGVAGCSFIMGIPGSDDIMLNYQTTSFHDALYARKVLGLKPAPEFERWLSEMGIFQDVDQVKLSPTLAKPFSHSLSLMAGE from the coding sequence ATGACAGCAAGATACCGTTGGCAACAGGGTGATAAAGTTTATCTATTTCATTCACTCACTGAGTTAATGGCGAAAGCTACACCAGAGCGCTCAGGCGATGCACTAGCCGGCGTTTGTGCCGCAAATGCAGAAGAACGAGTCATTGCGCAAATGACGCTAGCGGACCTGCCTTTAACCACATTTCTTAACGAAGTGGTGATTCCTTACGAGTCGGATGAAATCACCCGGCTAATTATCGACACTCACGATAGCGATGCTTTTAAAACCGTTTCTCATATGACGGTGGGTGACTTTCGCAACTGGTTATTAAGTGAGGCGGCGAATGAACAGACCTTGAGTCAATTGTCCCGTGGGCTAACTCCGGAAATGGTGGCTGCGGTCAGTAAAATTATGCGTAACCAAGACCTGATTATGGTGGCGCAAAAGTGCCGAGTTATCACCCAGTTTCGCAACACTATAGGTTTAGAGAAACGCTTTTCAACCCGATTACAGCCAAATCATCCCACAGATTCGATTGATGGCATTGCAGCGACCATTTTTGATGGTCTTATGTATGGGAATGGCGATGCGGTCATTGGAATCAATCCAGCAACCGACAATGTTCCGCAAACTATTAAGCTGCTTTCTATGCTCGACGAAGTGATTCAGCACTATCAAATACCGACCCAATCTTGTGTACTCACTCATGTCACGAATACGATTGAAGCCATAGAAAAAGGCGCGCCTGTTGATTTGGTGTTTCAATCCGTTGGAGGGACACAAGGCACCAATGACACCTTTGGTGTCAATTTAAACATTTTGCAAGAAGCTCAAGACGCGGCACTGTCTCTTCAGCGAGGAACGGTCGGCAACAACCTGATGTATTTCGAGACCGGGCAGGGCACGGCGCTCTCTTCAGACGCTTATTTTGGTGTTGACCAGCAAACCTGTGAGGCGAGAGCCTATGCCGTAGCGAGACAGTTTGATCCTTTATTAGTGAATACGGTGGTTGGCTTTATTGGTCCCGAATATCTGTTTGATGGCAAACAAATTATTCGCGCCGGGTTGGAGGATCATTTTTGTGGCAAGCTGCTCGGCTTGCCGATGGGCTGTGATATTTGCTATACCAACCACGCTTATGCCGACCAGAACGACATGGATAATCTGCTTACTCTGTTAGGCGTTGCGGGATGTTCGTTTATTATGGGGATCCCGGGTTCGGATGACATTATGCTCAATTACCAAACCACATCTTTCCACGATGCACTCTACGCTCGTAAAGTGTTGGGATTGAAACCGGCTCCCGAATTTGAACGTTGGCTTTCTGAGATGGGAATTTTTCAAGACGTCGATCAAGTCAAACTGAGTCCAACGCTTGCAAAGCCGTTTAGTCACAGTTTGTCTCTTATGGCGGGAGAATAA
- the eutC gene encoding ethanolamine ammonia-lyase subunit EutC, whose amino-acid sequence MGKQPNNERQSDQLENNHRSDELVIESPWQQLKSLTSARIALGRAGNSIPTHESLSFQLDHAKAIDAVHTALDIPLLLEQYHQSPTLTGIPNSQPFVVNSKANDRMLYLQRPDLGRQIADEDIEALTNFQAKTGLVYDLAIVIADGLSSSAIQKHAMPVLEQLLVRLDNDETYDWSIAPLTLATQARVASGDDIGEALKAKVTLIFIGERPGLTSPDSMGIYLTWDPKRGCKDSQRNCISNIRPEGFGYSEAADKAYYLLSESLKLQLSGVGLKDRSETEPALDTVDNGETQSFLVVKND is encoded by the coding sequence ATGGGGAAGCAGCCCAATAACGAGCGACAAAGTGATCAGTTAGAGAACAACCATCGCTCAGATGAATTGGTAATAGAGAGTCCTTGGCAACAGCTTAAGTCGTTAACCTCGGCTCGTATCGCTTTAGGACGGGCTGGAAACAGTATTCCAACCCACGAGTCACTGAGCTTTCAATTAGACCACGCTAAGGCGATTGACGCCGTGCATACCGCTTTAGATATTCCGCTACTTTTGGAACAGTATCACCAGTCGCCAACGTTAACTGGAATCCCAAACAGCCAACCATTTGTTGTCAATAGTAAAGCGAATGATCGGATGCTCTATTTACAGCGCCCCGATCTGGGACGTCAAATCGCAGACGAAGATATTGAAGCTTTAACCAATTTCCAAGCCAAAACGGGGCTTGTTTATGATTTAGCGATAGTGATTGCCGATGGTCTTTCTTCATCCGCAATTCAAAAGCACGCGATGCCAGTGTTAGAGCAATTGCTAGTGCGACTGGACAATGATGAAACTTATGATTGGTCGATAGCGCCGCTAACGCTGGCAACCCAAGCACGAGTGGCGTCTGGCGATGACATTGGCGAGGCACTTAAAGCGAAAGTCACATTAATTTTTATTGGCGAAAGACCCGGTTTAACCTCTCCCGATAGTATGGGAATTTACCTGACCTGGGATCCCAAAAGAGGGTGTAAGGATTCTCAGCGCAACTGCATCTCAAATATTCGCCCAGAAGGCTTTGGCTACTCAGAGGCGGCGGATAAAGCCTACTACCTGCTTAGTGAGTCGTTAAAACTTCAGCTTTCTGGCGTTGGACTTAAAGACCGTTCTGAGACAGAACCTGCTTTGGATACCGTCGATAACGGTGAAACGCAGAGCTTTTTGGTCGTCAAAAACGATTAA
- the codB gene encoding cytosine permease, with the protein MSQTSDFPLSAVPNDQRKGLWSMMSVLLGFTFFTSTMWAGGTLGSAFTFYEMLGIIFVGNLLLGAYSAGLAYVASKTGLNTVLLGRYSFGTYGSKLSDFILGFTQIGWYAWGTATIALILVKLLDLPESWAVPLMVVFGFSFCITASIGYKALELLSKYSVPAMLFFIGLSFYKGLVDVGGLSQLVAIEPTESMPVAAAITMVFGTFVSGGTQATNWSRFASSGKIAVFTTLAAFFIGNGLMVFVGAFGASIYQQADIVDVLVSQGFMLAAVLMLFTNIWTTQDNTIYNFAAAGCNLLRTDKRRLVTWVGAGLGTVMAIAGMYNMLIPFLILLGTFIPPIGAIIMTEYFVRYRGSMPSLDQVELPKYNKIGIVAYVIGSACAYMSPWVAPLVGIVVSSLTYSYLLFVASAKSERLEAA; encoded by the coding sequence ATGAGTCAAACTAGTGATTTCCCACTGAGCGCAGTGCCGAATGACCAGCGCAAAGGATTGTGGTCGATGATGTCGGTCCTATTGGGTTTTACCTTTTTTACATCAACGATGTGGGCGGGTGGTACGCTTGGTAGTGCTTTTACGTTTTATGAGATGTTAGGCATTATCTTTGTTGGTAATTTGCTACTTGGCGCCTATTCGGCTGGTCTTGCGTACGTTGCGTCAAAAACAGGTCTTAATACGGTTTTACTGGGTCGTTACAGTTTTGGTACTTACGGCAGTAAATTGTCTGATTTTATCTTAGGGTTTACTCAAATAGGTTGGTATGCCTGGGGTACAGCGACGATTGCCTTGATACTTGTCAAACTCCTTGATCTGCCAGAGTCATGGGCCGTTCCCTTGATGGTGGTGTTTGGGTTTAGTTTTTGTATTACGGCATCCATTGGCTATAAGGCGCTAGAATTACTCTCAAAGTATTCCGTACCTGCCATGCTTTTCTTTATCGGATTGAGCTTTTATAAAGGACTCGTCGATGTCGGTGGCTTATCACAACTTGTGGCAATAGAACCAACAGAGTCTATGCCGGTGGCGGCAGCAATCACTATGGTATTTGGCACGTTTGTCAGTGGCGGTACTCAAGCAACCAACTGGAGTCGCTTTGCAAGCAGTGGCAAAATCGCGGTATTCACCACACTTGCTGCCTTTTTTATCGGCAATGGGTTGATGGTGTTTGTTGGCGCATTTGGTGCCTCCATTTATCAACAGGCAGATATCGTTGATGTGCTGGTGTCTCAGGGTTTTATGCTCGCTGCGGTATTGATGCTCTTCACCAATATTTGGACTACTCAAGATAACACCATTTATAACTTTGCCGCCGCGGGTTGTAACCTATTGCGAACGGATAAGCGTCGCTTAGTTACGTGGGTTGGTGCTGGGTTAGGTACTGTGATGGCCATTGCGGGTATGTATAACATGCTGATCCCATTCTTGATTTTGCTCGGTACTTTTATCCCACCGATTGGCGCCATCATAATGACAGAGTACTTTGTAAGATATCGTGGCAGTATGCCGAGTCTTGACCAAGTTGAGCTACCAAAATACAACAAGATAGGTATTGTCGCCTATGTTATTGGTTCGGCTTGCGCTTATATGTCTCCGTGGGTAGCACCACTCGTCGGGATTGTGGTTTCTAGCCTTACGTATAGCTATTTACTTTTCGTCGCTTCGGCAAAGTCAGAAAGGCTAGAGGCTGCTTAA
- a CDS encoding PucR family transcriptional regulator: MIKIDSLAQLQGLDALNRIAGHQGKDNVIRWPYIAENLDIEPWTKGGELVFVTGLNWDWLEADFIELLNRGLKCSISGLVILTGSPYISSISAKVKQHADALGIPLIEQPYSLPMVTVTELISNAIIMDDLEHKSIKWFIQYLADCPRVSEVDMEKATELGLCLNQPYSVAFLRLQNQQPQQSVKVHYLIEQFIQGQHSPFPLVEYQHGWLAILPLANQRGSEIAQWRDLITELKVQQVIAKVGVCSLSNLMEFPHAVRKAKQSIDFAQSDGVMHYDELGIAQLFTQVEDKQVLDHFCQQQLGEVFRLNEDEQIEMLQQTVLCYFDNLCSLRQTASELEIHRNTLTKRLDKFEALTGKDLSNAHQRLSIQVALVAQRFFNN, from the coding sequence ATGATAAAAATCGATTCTTTAGCCCAACTACAGGGTCTTGATGCATTGAATCGAATTGCGGGTCATCAGGGTAAGGATAATGTTATCCGCTGGCCTTATATCGCAGAAAACTTAGATATTGAGCCTTGGACCAAAGGCGGTGAGTTGGTCTTTGTCACGGGCTTAAACTGGGACTGGTTAGAAGCTGATTTTATTGAGCTTCTTAACCGAGGCTTAAAATGTTCGATCAGTGGCTTGGTGATCTTAACGGGCTCTCCGTATATTTCATCGATATCAGCTAAAGTAAAACAACATGCTGATGCTTTAGGCATTCCTCTGATCGAACAGCCATATTCTTTACCTATGGTCACCGTTACTGAATTAATCTCCAACGCCATTATTATGGATGACTTGGAACATAAGTCGATTAAATGGTTTATCCAATACTTAGCGGATTGTCCAAGGGTGTCAGAGGTTGATATGGAGAAAGCAACCGAGTTGGGTTTGTGTTTAAACCAACCGTATTCAGTGGCGTTTTTGCGATTACAAAACCAACAGCCTCAGCAATCGGTAAAAGTACATTATCTTATTGAACAGTTTATTCAGGGGCAGCATTCCCCTTTTCCGTTGGTTGAATATCAACATGGTTGGCTAGCGATACTGCCTCTTGCTAATCAGCGAGGTTCTGAAATTGCGCAATGGCGTGATTTAATCACCGAACTTAAGGTACAACAAGTCATCGCTAAGGTTGGGGTGTGTAGTCTATCCAATTTGATGGAATTTCCCCACGCGGTGCGCAAAGCCAAGCAGAGCATAGACTTTGCTCAAAGTGATGGCGTGATGCATTACGATGAATTAGGTATCGCTCAGCTATTTACTCAAGTTGAAGATAAACAAGTACTTGACCACTTTTGCCAACAGCAGTTGGGAGAGGTGTTTAGGTTAAATGAAGATGAGCAGATAGAAATGTTGCAGCAGACAGTGCTGTGCTATTTCGACAATCTTTGTTCGCTCCGGCAAACCGCCAGCGAACTTGAAATTCATAGAAATACACTGACAAAACGCTTAGATAAATTTGAAGCGTTAACAGGAAAAGATCTTAGCAATGCGCATCAAAGACTGAGTATTCAAGTTGCACTGGTGGCACAAAGATTTTTCAATAATTAG
- the codA gene encoding cytosine deaminase, with the protein MRVVNARLRGEEGYYTIECRDGLFSNISKQDDYYHGGDSDIDATGNLVCSPFVEPHIHLDAAMTAGEPNWNMSGTLFEGIERWAERKPMLTNDDVQHRVIKTVQMLVENGIQYVRTHVDITDPDLTALKAMIELRDSVLAPYIELQIVAFPQEGILSFPNGKALLEQAMEMGADVIGGIPHFEYTREYGVDSLNFIIDLAEKYHKLVDVHCDEIDDGASRFLETLATRALEKGIGERVTASHTTAMASYNNAYCYKLFRLLKRSKINFISCPTESIHLQGRFDSYPKIRGITRVKEIRDAGMNICFAQDSIQDPWYSLGNGKLLRVLDSGLHCCHMMGYEDLQDALDLITDNGAKALHIESEYGIECGKPANFIILQGGNDVEVIQKQGEVLWSVRKGEVLIERKPAELRECIDIITGK; encoded by the coding sequence ATGCGAGTTGTAAACGCTAGACTTCGTGGCGAGGAGGGCTATTACACCATTGAGTGTCGTGATGGTCTGTTTTCAAACATCAGCAAGCAAGATGATTATTATCATGGTGGAGATAGTGACATTGATGCCACAGGCAATTTGGTCTGTTCCCCCTTTGTTGAACCTCATATTCATCTTGATGCGGCAATGACAGCAGGCGAACCTAATTGGAATATGAGCGGGACACTGTTTGAAGGGATTGAGCGTTGGGCCGAGCGAAAGCCGATGTTAACGAATGATGACGTTCAACACCGTGTGATCAAGACGGTCCAAATGTTGGTAGAAAATGGTATCCAATATGTGCGTACCCATGTGGATATTACCGATCCGGATTTAACGGCATTAAAAGCGATGATTGAGTTGCGAGATTCTGTCCTCGCACCCTACATAGAGTTGCAAATCGTTGCGTTTCCTCAAGAGGGCATTTTATCCTTTCCGAATGGTAAAGCTCTGCTAGAGCAAGCCATGGAGATGGGGGCTGACGTTATTGGTGGCATTCCTCACTTTGAGTACACTAGAGAATATGGTGTTGATTCGTTGAACTTCATTATCGATCTAGCGGAGAAATATCATAAGTTGGTCGATGTACATTGTGATGAAATAGATGATGGTGCCTCACGTTTTTTAGAGACACTGGCAACTCGAGCGTTAGAAAAGGGCATAGGTGAACGTGTGACGGCAAGTCATACCACCGCCATGGCTTCTTATAACAACGCTTATTGCTATAAACTTTTTCGCTTACTAAAACGCTCAAAGATCAATTTTATTTCCTGCCCAACAGAGAGTATTCACTTGCAAGGGCGCTTTGATTCCTATCCAAAAATTCGAGGCATTACTCGAGTAAAAGAGATCCGTGATGCAGGGATGAACATCTGTTTTGCTCAAGACTCTATTCAAGATCCATGGTATTCGTTAGGTAATGGTAAACTGCTGCGTGTTCTGGATAGCGGGCTTCATTGTTGTCACATGATGGGCTACGAGGACCTACAAGACGCCTTGGATTTGATTACTGACAATGGCGCTAAAGCGCTTCATATTGAAAGTGAATACGGAATAGAGTGTGGAAAACCTGCCAACTTTATCATTTTACAAGGTGGTAATGATGTTGAGGTGATTCAAAAGCAGGGTGAGGTGCTGTGGTCAGTACGAAAGGGAGAAGTGTTAATCGAAAGGAAACCGGCTGAACTGCGTGAGTGTATAGATATCATCACAGGTAAATAA
- a CDS encoding response regulator: MPSYLIICIDDERVVLDSVVDDLAELDSYFIIEAAESAEEARQVIEEKTSQEVQLALVVCDQIMPQQHGVDFLIELHDNPKYQASKKILLTGQASHQDTIEAVNHACLDYYISKPWDQSELYQVVRQQLTNYMIETHADLAPWTQILDTEAILNAMAKQRIEFGDG, encoded by the coding sequence ATGCCAAGCTACCTGATTATATGTATTGATGATGAACGTGTCGTACTGGACTCTGTTGTCGATGACTTAGCCGAACTGGACTCTTATTTCATCATTGAAGCCGCCGAATCGGCGGAGGAAGCCAGACAAGTCATCGAAGAGAAAACGTCGCAAGAGGTGCAACTGGCTCTCGTGGTCTGTGATCAAATTATGCCACAGCAACATGGGGTGGATTTCCTTATCGAACTGCATGATAACCCGAAGTATCAAGCAAGCAAAAAGATCCTACTCACCGGTCAAGCGAGTCATCAAGACACGATTGAAGCCGTCAATCATGCCTGCCTTGACTACTATATTAGCAAGCCGTGGGATCAATCAGAGCTTTACCAAGTTGTCCGTCAACAGCTAACAAACTATATGATTGAAACCCATGCTGACCTCGCCCCTTGGACACAAATTCTCGATACCGAAGCGATTCTCAATGCGATGGCGAAACAACGAATTGAGTTCGGTGATGGTTAA